Proteins encoded in a region of the Psychromicrobium lacuslunae genome:
- a CDS encoding dihydrolipoamide acetyltransferase family protein — translation MNTFHLPDVGEGLTEAEIVSWKVKVGDTVAINDVLVEIETAKSLVELPSPYAGEVTELLVGEGETVDVGAPIIVIGVAHVPSSGLLNLDPQLIEQGGFKDTRPSAQLESVAPAPLVGSGPKADAVKRRPRLAASSSGPKGAALPDQPSAQPMAGVQPLGTTRVLSTPPVRKAAKDLGIDLASVNATGIRGEVTRKDLQTHQEQLSRETELNGSTESTKLLGANAPAYSAIQSDFDGTVERIPVKGVRKATAQAMVRSAFSAPHVSIFVDVDASRTMEFVKRLKTSRDFDGIKVSPLLIVAKAVIWAVSRNPAVNASWTEQEILIKHFVNLGIAAATPRGLVVPNIKNAQQLSLKELALALNQLSDTARQGRTQPAEMQDGSISITNIGALGLDTGTPILNPGEVGILAFGSIKQKPWVVDGALLPRWVTTLGGSFDHRVVDGDLAARFLTDVAAILEEPALLLD, via the coding sequence ATGAACACTTTTCATTTGCCCGATGTTGGTGAAGGCCTGACCGAGGCTGAAATTGTTTCCTGGAAGGTTAAGGTCGGCGATACCGTGGCGATCAACGACGTCTTGGTGGAAATCGAGACGGCGAAGTCGTTGGTTGAACTGCCCTCGCCATACGCCGGAGAGGTCACTGAGTTGCTGGTCGGCGAGGGAGAAACCGTGGACGTTGGGGCGCCGATCATTGTGATTGGTGTGGCACACGTACCGAGCAGCGGTCTGCTCAATCTTGACCCGCAGCTGATTGAACAAGGAGGTTTTAAGGACACCCGGCCCAGTGCGCAGCTCGAATCAGTGGCGCCTGCGCCGTTAGTTGGTTCTGGGCCTAAGGCCGACGCCGTGAAGCGTCGCCCGCGGCTAGCAGCCAGTAGTTCGGGGCCGAAGGGCGCTGCGTTGCCGGATCAGCCGAGCGCTCAGCCGATGGCTGGTGTGCAGCCGCTCGGAACGACTCGGGTGCTTTCCACGCCGCCCGTACGCAAGGCCGCTAAAGACCTGGGCATAGATCTCGCCAGCGTGAACGCCACCGGCATACGTGGCGAGGTGACTCGGAAAGATCTGCAGACTCATCAAGAGCAATTGTCCAGGGAGACTGAACTGAATGGATCGACTGAATCTACCAAACTGCTTGGAGCGAACGCGCCAGCATATTCAGCAATCCAGTCTGACTTTGACGGCACGGTAGAACGGATCCCGGTCAAAGGAGTTCGTAAGGCGACAGCTCAGGCTATGGTGCGCAGTGCTTTCAGCGCCCCGCACGTCTCGATCTTTGTCGACGTCGATGCTAGCCGCACGATGGAATTCGTCAAGCGACTCAAAACTAGCCGCGATTTTGATGGGATCAAGGTCTCGCCACTATTGATAGTCGCCAAGGCGGTGATCTGGGCGGTGAGCCGGAATCCGGCCGTGAACGCCAGCTGGACGGAGCAGGAAATCCTGATCAAGCATTTCGTGAATCTTGGCATTGCGGCCGCTACTCCACGCGGATTGGTGGTGCCCAATATTAAGAATGCCCAGCAGCTTTCGCTCAAGGAACTAGCGCTCGCGCTCAATCAATTATCAGATACCGCCCGGCAGGGTCGCACTCAGCCAGCCGAGATGCAGGACGGCAGCATTAGCATCACAAATATTGGTGCCCTCGGACTGGACACCGGAACACCGATCCTCAATCCGGGCGAGGTAGGTATTTTGGCGTTTGGCAGTATTAAGCAAAAGCCCTGGGTGGTTGATGGTGCGCTGCTGCCGCGCTGGGTCACCACGCTCGGCGGCTCCTTTGATCATCGAGTGGTGGACGGCGATCTGGCAGCAAGGTTCCTCACCGATGTTGCGGCAATTCTTGAAGAACCAGCGCTTTTGCTGGATTAA
- a CDS encoding alpha-ketoacid dehydrogenase subunit beta, producing MTTMTIAKAINAGLHRTLSEDPKTLLMGEDIGSLGGVYRVTEGLKAEFGADRVVDTPLAESGIIGTAIGLALRGYRPICEIQFDGFVFPGFNQITTQLAKIHARAAGQLTTGVVIRIPYGGGIGSIEHHSESPEALFAHTAGLRIITPSNPHDAYWMTQQAVQCPDPVIIFEPKKRYWLKGEVDTEQPAADPFTAQVLREGQDATLLAYGPLLPVALAAANAAEQDGRSVEVIDLRSLSPIDFDTITESVRKTGRLLIAHEAPTFGGLGGEIAARISERAFYSLHSPVIRIGGFHMPYPVAKVEEQYLPDIDRILEALDRALAY from the coding sequence ATGACCACAATGACAATTGCTAAAGCAATTAATGCCGGTCTACACCGCACCCTGAGTGAAGACCCGAAGACTCTGCTGATGGGCGAGGATATTGGTTCACTAGGTGGCGTCTATCGAGTCACCGAAGGGCTCAAAGCAGAGTTTGGTGCGGACCGAGTGGTCGACACCCCGCTCGCGGAATCAGGCATCATCGGTACCGCCATTGGGCTAGCGCTACGCGGCTACCGGCCGATTTGTGAGATTCAATTCGACGGTTTTGTCTTCCCGGGGTTCAACCAAATCACCACTCAGTTGGCCAAAATCCATGCCAGGGCTGCCGGTCAGCTCACCACCGGAGTGGTGATCCGGATTCCCTATGGTGGCGGCATTGGCTCCATCGAACACCATTCGGAATCGCCGGAGGCCTTATTCGCTCATACCGCCGGCTTGCGCATCATCACCCCGTCAAACCCGCACGATGCTTATTGGATGACCCAGCAGGCCGTGCAGTGCCCAGATCCGGTGATCATTTTCGAACCCAAGAAACGCTACTGGCTCAAAGGCGAAGTAGATACCGAGCAGCCCGCGGCGGACCCCTTCACAGCGCAAGTACTGCGCGAGGGGCAAGACGCTACCTTGCTCGCCTACGGCCCTTTGCTGCCGGTGGCACTCGCCGCCGCTAATGCCGCTGAACAGGACGGGCGGAGCGTGGAAGTTATCGACCTACGCTCGCTTTCCCCGATTGATTTCGACACCATCACTGAATCCGTGCGCAAAACTGGGAGGTTGTTAATCGCTCATGAAGCACCGACCTTCGGTGGTTTGGGTGGCGAGATAGCGGCTCGGATTAGTGAGCGGGCGTTTTACTCGCTGCACTCGCCGGTGATTCGGATCGGTGGCTTCCATATGCCCTACCCGGTAGCCAAGGTGGAGGAACAATACCTGCCCGATATCGACCGCATCCTCGAAGCGCTTGATCGCGCCCTGGCCTACTGA